A window of Auraticoccus monumenti contains these coding sequences:
- a CDS encoding aspartate kinase, which translates to MSRVVQKFGGSSVADAESIKRVARRVLATKQQGHEVVVVISAMGDTTDELMDLALQVSPMPAPRELDMLLTSGERMSAALLAMAIGDLGATARSFTGSQAGVITTGTHGNARIIDITPGRIESALDEGDVVIVAGFQGVSQDTKDITTLGRGASDTTAVALAAALGAEFCEIYTDVDGVYTADPRIVPSARQIPEISYEEMLEMAACGAKILHLRCVEYARRETVPVHVRSSFSDKAGTWVKDLTDRQGPLMEQALISGVAHDRGEAKITITGVPDRIGEAARIFQTIAAQEVNIDMIVQNVSHVDTSRTDISFTLPKTDGREAVQALQAIQEEVGFEDLLYNDQIGKVSVIGVGMRSHPGVTARFFSALAEADVNIEMISTSEIRISVVVDAERVDAAVRAAHTAFGLDAESEAVVYAGTGR; encoded by the coding sequence GTGAGTCGAGTCGTGCAGAAGTTCGGGGGATCCTCCGTCGCGGACGCCGAGAGCATCAAGCGCGTCGCCCGTCGGGTCCTGGCCACCAAGCAGCAGGGCCACGAGGTCGTGGTCGTGATCTCCGCCATGGGGGACACCACCGACGAGCTGATGGACCTCGCGCTGCAGGTCTCGCCGATGCCCGCCCCGCGCGAGCTGGACATGCTGCTGACCAGCGGTGAGCGGATGAGCGCGGCGCTGCTGGCCATGGCCATCGGCGACCTGGGCGCCACCGCCCGCTCCTTCACCGGCTCCCAGGCCGGGGTGATCACCACCGGGACCCACGGCAACGCCCGCATCATCGACATCACCCCCGGCCGGATCGAGTCCGCCCTGGACGAGGGTGACGTGGTGATCGTGGCCGGGTTCCAGGGCGTCTCCCAGGACACCAAGGACATCACCACCCTCGGTCGCGGCGCCTCCGACACCACCGCGGTGGCCCTCGCCGCCGCCCTGGGTGCGGAGTTCTGCGAGATCTACACCGACGTCGACGGCGTCTACACCGCCGACCCCCGCATCGTGCCCAGCGCCCGGCAGATCCCCGAGATCAGCTACGAGGAGATGCTGGAGATGGCGGCCTGCGGGGCCAAGATCCTGCACCTGCGCTGCGTCGAGTACGCCCGTCGGGAGACGGTCCCCGTGCACGTCCGCTCCTCGTTCTCCGACAAGGCCGGAACCTGGGTCAAGGACCTCACCGACAGACAAGGACCGCTGATGGAACAGGCACTCATCTCCGGCGTCGCCCACGACCGCGGCGAGGCGAAGATCACCATCACCGGTGTCCCCGACCGGATCGGGGAGGCCGCGCGCATCTTCCAGACGATCGCGGCCCAGGAGGTGAACATCGACATGATCGTGCAGAACGTCTCCCACGTGGACACCTCCCGCACCGACATCTCCTTCACGCTGCCCAAGACCGACGGCCGCGAGGCCGTGCAGGCGCTCCAGGCCATCCAGGAGGAGGTCGGGTTCGAGGACCTCCTCTACAACGACCAGATCGGCAAGGTGTCGGTGATCGGCGTGGGGATGCGCTCCCACCCGGGGGTGACGGCCAGGTTCTTCAGCGCGCTGGCCGAGGCCGACGTCAACATCGAGATGATCAGCACGTCGGAGATCCGGATCTCGGTGGTGGTGGACGCCGAGCGCGTGGACGCCGCCGTCCGGGCCGCCCACACCGCCTTCGGCCTGGACGCGGAGTCCGAGGCGGTCGTCTACGCCGGCACCGGGCGCTGA
- a CDS encoding DUF1707 SHOCT-like domain-containing protein, which translates to MADSARPARRIGDSERDLAVQYLQEHHAVGRLTAVEFDERMSLALQARTAPELVPLFEDLPEPRVDADPASSALVVRPAAPVATGPSPGLVTFGRVLAGLSWPAAIIGATLLGWGSFWWFVFIPIFVTPWLLGLFGLNEDGEPGGDDEDDDDDDEDDRPALGRRP; encoded by the coding sequence ATGGCCGACAGCGCACGCCCCGCCCGGCGCATCGGCGACTCCGAGCGCGACCTGGCGGTGCAGTACCTCCAGGAGCACCACGCCGTCGGACGGCTGACCGCGGTCGAGTTCGACGAGCGCATGAGCCTGGCCCTGCAGGCGCGCACCGCCCCGGAGCTCGTCCCCCTGTTCGAGGACCTGCCCGAGCCCCGTGTGGACGCCGACCCCGCCTCCTCGGCGCTGGTGGTCCGCCCAGCGGCTCCGGTGGCCACCGGCCCCTCCCCCGGTCTGGTCACCTTCGGCCGGGTCCTGGCCGGCCTCTCCTGGCCGGCCGCCATCATCGGCGCGACCCTCCTCGGCTGGGGCTCGTTCTGGTGGTTCGTCTTCATCCCGATCTTCGTCACCCCCTGGCTGCTCGGCCTGTTCGGTCTGAACGAGGACGGTGAGCCCGGCGGTGACGACGAGGACGACGACGACGACGACGAGGACGACCGTCCCGCGCTCGGCCGCCGCCCCTGA
- a CDS encoding Gfo/Idh/MocA family protein, with protein sequence MTTRWAIAGTGRMAASFAPDFANAVDAELVAVGSRRQESADAFAAEHGIARSHGSYRALLEDPDVDAVYVATPHPQHHRLALAAIEADKALLVEKAFTATLAGAEEVVAAARSAGVFCMEAMWTRFQPAVVRARELVAEGAIGELRAVQADLGAQRPYDPSDRLFSPELGGGATLDLGVYVVSVAQHFLGTPDTVQVTGTTYPNGVDATVSYLLAYGDGRSASLVASLESGTAGRAVLMGTGGSLEIEPRFHHPSSLVLRRHDAEPETLTLPATGRGYCHEIDEVGRCLAEGLTESDVMGLDDTLAVQSVLQTALDTLGVPVGEDTTLTI encoded by the coding sequence ATGACGACTCGCTGGGCCATCGCAGGGACCGGCCGGATGGCGGCCTCCTTCGCACCGGACTTCGCCAACGCCGTCGACGCGGAGCTGGTCGCCGTCGGCTCGCGGCGGCAGGAGAGCGCTGACGCCTTCGCCGCCGAGCACGGCATCGCGCGCTCGCACGGCTCCTACCGTGCTCTCCTCGAGGACCCCGACGTCGACGCGGTCTACGTCGCGACCCCCCACCCGCAGCACCACCGGCTGGCGCTGGCCGCGATCGAGGCCGACAAGGCGCTGCTGGTGGAGAAGGCCTTCACGGCCACGCTGGCCGGGGCCGAGGAGGTCGTCGCGGCCGCCCGCTCCGCCGGGGTGTTTTGCATGGAGGCCATGTGGACGCGGTTCCAGCCGGCGGTGGTGCGGGCCCGCGAGCTGGTGGCCGAGGGGGCGATCGGCGAGCTGCGCGCCGTCCAGGCCGACCTCGGCGCCCAGCGCCCCTACGACCCGTCGGACCGGCTCTTCTCCCCCGAGCTGGGCGGCGGCGCCACCCTCGACCTCGGCGTCTACGTGGTCAGCGTGGCCCAGCACTTCCTCGGCACCCCCGACACCGTGCAGGTGACCGGGACCACCTACCCCAACGGGGTGGACGCCACGGTCAGCTACCTGCTGGCCTACGGCGACGGCCGGTCGGCGTCCCTGGTGGCCTCGCTGGAGTCGGGGACCGCGGGTCGCGCGGTGCTGATGGGGACCGGTGGCAGCCTGGAGATCGAGCCGCGGTTCCACCACCCCTCCAGCCTGGTGCTGCGGCGCCACGACGCGGAGCCGGAGACCCTGACGCTCCCGGCGACCGGCCGCGGCTACTGCCACGAGATCGACGAGGTCGGACGCTGCCTGGCCGAGGGGCTCACCGAGAGCGACGTGATGGGCCTGGACGACACCCTGGCGGTCCAGTCGGTGCTGCAGACCGCGCTCGACACCCTCGGCGTCCCGGTCGGTGAGGACACCACCCTCACCATCTGA
- a CDS encoding alpha/beta fold hydrolase — MSAPLVRLPGMLLDHRLWSGLPPREGVLDLPLRGSTLDEAVEAVLAAAPPRFALAGLSLGGVVAMALVARAPERVRRLVLLGCNGRAPTRAQRDGWDVLETRTRAGELTRITPDTLWPGLVAASRRDDPVLAELVAAMAADTGETAFLDQLGVQRSRVDLRPGLASYPGPATVVVGSADALCSLEMHVEIADALPAAELVVLPGVGHLAPLEAPDEVDALLHPGGG, encoded by the coding sequence GTGAGCGCGCCCCTGGTCCGGCTGCCGGGGATGCTGCTGGACCACCGTCTCTGGTCCGGGCTGCCCCCGCGGGAGGGGGTGCTGGACCTGCCGCTGCGGGGGAGCACCCTGGACGAGGCGGTGGAGGCGGTGCTGGCCGCCGCACCCCCGCGGTTCGCGCTGGCCGGGCTCTCCCTCGGCGGGGTCGTGGCCATGGCGCTGGTGGCGCGGGCGCCCGAGCGGGTCCGGCGGCTGGTGCTGCTGGGCTGCAACGGCCGCGCCCCGACCCGGGCCCAGCGTGACGGGTGGGACGTCCTCGAGACCCGGACCCGCGCCGGCGAGCTGACCCGGATCACCCCCGACACCCTGTGGCCCGGCCTCGTCGCCGCGTCCCGCCGGGACGACCCCGTGCTGGCGGAGCTGGTCGCCGCGATGGCCGCCGACACCGGCGAGACGGCGTTCCTGGACCAGCTGGGGGTGCAGCGCAGCCGGGTGGACCTGCGCCCCGGGCTGGCGTCCTACCCGGGGCCGGCGACGGTCGTCGTCGGGTCCGCGGACGCGCTGTGCTCGCTCGAGATGCACGTCGAGATCGCCGATGCCCTGCCCGCAGCCGAGCTCGTCGTGCTGCCGGGCGTCGGTCACCTCGCGCCGCTGGAGGCCCCGGACGAGGTCGACGCGCTGCTCCACCCTGGAGGGGGCTGA
- a CDS encoding nitrilase-related carbon-nitrogen hydrolase yields MVAEAGEHPDRGEDVPAPWTVAVCQVQIDTDDPAATRAAAEDALHRALAAGARLVVLPELLLSGYLMADPAEARSRAETVEDGPTLALLRSVDAPAGTVLVAGLCELGGDGRLYNSVVLVQDGEVLAVHRKTHLWGAESLLFTPGDAVSPVVPTVLGRIGLAICYEIEFPEWVRDMALRGADLVAAPSNWPAADPFHDVHVVTEVVQARAAAASSGLYVAVADRCGTERGTDWIGGSLVTDPGGALLTPAALGGPAVLTAEVDPARSRDKRRGPYNDLIGDRRVDLYRPDLR; encoded by the coding sequence GTGGTCGCCGAGGCAGGGGAGCACCCGGACCGGGGCGAGGACGTCCCCGCGCCCTGGACGGTGGCGGTCTGCCAGGTGCAGATCGACACCGACGACCCGGCGGCCACCCGTGCGGCGGCCGAGGACGCCCTGCACCGGGCACTGGCCGCCGGGGCCCGGCTGGTGGTGCTCCCCGAGCTGCTGCTGAGCGGCTACCTGATGGCCGACCCGGCTGAGGCCCGCTCGCGCGCGGAGACCGTGGAGGACGGCCCGACGCTGGCCCTGCTCCGCTCCGTCGACGCCCCCGCCGGCACCGTGCTGGTGGCGGGGCTGTGCGAGCTGGGCGGGGACGGCCGGCTGTACAACTCCGTGGTGCTGGTGCAGGACGGCGAGGTCCTCGCGGTGCACCGCAAGACGCACCTGTGGGGGGCCGAGTCGCTGCTGTTCACCCCCGGGGACGCGGTCTCCCCGGTGGTGCCCACGGTGCTCGGGCGGATCGGGCTCGCCATCTGCTACGAGATCGAGTTCCCCGAGTGGGTCCGCGACATGGCCCTCCGCGGCGCCGACCTGGTGGCGGCCCCCAGCAACTGGCCGGCCGCGGACCCGTTCCACGACGTGCACGTGGTCACCGAGGTCGTCCAGGCCCGTGCGGCCGCGGCCAGCTCGGGCCTCTACGTGGCCGTGGCCGACCGCTGCGGCACCGAACGGGGCACGGACTGGATCGGCGGCAGCCTGGTGACCGACCCGGGCGGCGCCCTGCTCACCCCGGCGGCCCTCGGCGGGCCGGCGGTGCTCACCGCGGAGGTGGACCCGGCGCGCAGCCGGGACAAGCGGCGCGGGCCGTACAACGACCTGATCGGCGACCGACGGGTCGACCTGTACCGGCCCGACCTGAGGTGA
- a CDS encoding cupin domain-containing protein translates to MTDLIDRPASSSPDADEVARRLIRRSDWVPCNSAFIDCRTPGSDRKSNYAFIGPGVSQNSNQYVNLTDPHGFNMGAAGMPNGVSNNLHLHFTAEVFINMGGEFLIRWGADGTEGEYLCTDGDIISVPTWAFRGFTNVGPDEGILLTILGHDVTGGIIWGPAVLREAESYGLHLTADNQLIDTVAGDVLPDDVALIKPMPQEQIDALEHWPAEQMLTRVVQPGDRRYSERGLLCQDLPGGGARLSLVIGYGMSEDRRAQPRLTEPHTFNVAWLKATPGEGVLRHRHDRTSVLMAKSGRWQVVLGDETVVLDPDDMLSVPQGAWRSFQLLEEAGTAAEAGTGELLVVNGGDDRVRLEWDDEVVRAAEQGGWVLDPNGYLAPAAVMRTATEDD, encoded by the coding sequence ATGACCGACCTGATCGACCGTCCCGCCAGCTCGTCCCCGGACGCGGACGAGGTGGCCCGCCGCCTCATCCGCCGCTCGGACTGGGTGCCCTGCAACTCCGCCTTCATCGACTGCCGCACCCCGGGCTCGGACCGCAAGTCCAACTACGCCTTCATCGGCCCCGGTGTCTCCCAGAACAGCAACCAGTACGTGAACCTGACCGACCCGCACGGGTTCAACATGGGCGCGGCCGGGATGCCGAACGGGGTCAGCAACAACCTGCACCTGCACTTCACCGCCGAGGTCTTCATCAACATGGGCGGGGAGTTCCTGATCCGCTGGGGCGCGGACGGCACGGAGGGGGAGTACCTCTGCACCGACGGCGACATCATCTCGGTGCCCACCTGGGCCTTCCGCGGGTTCACCAACGTCGGGCCCGACGAGGGCATCCTGCTGACGATCCTCGGCCACGACGTGACCGGCGGCATCATCTGGGGTCCCGCGGTGCTGCGCGAGGCGGAGTCCTACGGGCTGCACCTGACCGCGGACAACCAGCTGATCGACACGGTGGCCGGTGACGTGCTGCCCGACGACGTGGCCCTGATCAAGCCCATGCCGCAGGAGCAGATCGACGCCCTGGAGCACTGGCCGGCGGAGCAGATGCTCACCCGCGTGGTCCAGCCCGGGGACCGCCGGTACAGCGAGCGCGGTCTGCTCTGCCAGGACCTGCCCGGTGGCGGAGCCCGGCTCAGCCTGGTCATCGGCTACGGGATGAGCGAGGACCGTCGCGCCCAGCCCCGGCTGACCGAGCCGCACACCTTCAACGTGGCCTGGCTCAAGGCCACTCCCGGCGAGGGCGTGCTGCGCCACCGCCACGACCGCACCTCGGTGCTGATGGCCAAGTCGGGCCGCTGGCAGGTGGTGCTCGGCGACGAGACCGTGGTGCTCGACCCCGACGACATGCTGTCGGTGCCGCAGGGCGCGTGGCGCTCCTTCCAGCTGCTGGAGGAGGCCGGCACCGCGGCCGAGGCGGGCACCGGGGAGCTGCTGGTGGTCAACGGCGGCGACGACCGGGTCCGGCTGGAGTGGGACGACGAGGTGGTCCGCGCCGCGGAGCAGGGCGGCTGGGTGCTCGACCCCAACGGCTACCTCGCCCCCGCCGCGGTGATGCGAACCGCCACCGAGGACGACTGA
- a CDS encoding ester cyclase: MALDPVAYQPYADPDDFIREVTDFIWVNRAIGHIRENYEPDSIVHGSLGTAVGRDEVIQGTLMRIAETPDRVGQAEDVVWEQRGDDAFLSSHLVLSIDPATGFRSRTVASCLYRRGRMVEEWIGRDGLAIALQTGQDPDDLARVKKFRGFTGSMTRPPLPDITREGDSGPRPDDFRPEVEMVLEFLERVWNQRELEQVQNFWERDLVLHDIGDRTVIRPEGYRRSLLNLLRRFPAATFQWRDVQTHHDERYAGLRIAVTWKMDGVYDGLPDYGPLTGSPVEVLGVSQFLVQRGRLVREMRLYDDLAIRTQILSARGDTAYDSPNIY, from the coding sequence ATGGCCCTGGACCCAGTCGCCTACCAGCCCTACGCCGACCCCGACGACTTCATCCGCGAGGTCACCGACTTCATCTGGGTGAACCGCGCGATCGGCCACATCCGCGAGAACTACGAGCCGGACTCGATCGTGCACGGGTCCCTCGGCACCGCGGTCGGCCGCGACGAGGTGATCCAGGGGACGTTGATGCGGATCGCCGAGACCCCGGACCGCGTCGGCCAGGCCGAGGACGTGGTCTGGGAGCAGCGCGGTGACGACGCCTTCCTCAGCTCCCACCTGGTGCTCAGCATCGACCCGGCCACCGGGTTCCGCAGCCGGACCGTCGCCAGCTGCCTCTACCGCCGCGGCCGGATGGTGGAGGAGTGGATCGGGCGTGACGGGCTGGCCATCGCCCTGCAGACCGGTCAGGACCCCGACGACCTGGCCCGGGTGAAGAAGTTCCGGGGCTTCACCGGCTCGATGACCCGCCCGCCGCTGCCCGACATCACCCGCGAGGGCGACTCCGGGCCGCGTCCGGACGACTTCCGCCCCGAGGTCGAGATGGTGCTGGAGTTCCTGGAGCGGGTCTGGAACCAGCGCGAGCTCGAGCAGGTGCAGAACTTCTGGGAGCGCGACCTGGTCCTGCACGACATCGGCGACCGCACCGTGATCCGTCCCGAGGGGTACCGGCGGTCGCTGCTGAACCTGCTGCGCCGCTTCCCCGCCGCGACCTTCCAGTGGCGCGACGTGCAGACCCACCACGACGAGCGCTACGCCGGGCTGCGGATCGCCGTCACCTGGAAGATGGACGGCGTCTACGACGGGCTGCCCGACTACGGGCCGCTGACCGGTTCCCCGGTCGAGGTGCTCGGCGTCTCCCAGTTCCTGGTGCAGCGCGGACGCCTGGTGCGCGAGATGCGTCTCTACGACGACCTGGCCATCCGGACCCAGATCCTCTCCGCCCGCGGGGACACCGCCTACGACAGCCCGAACATCTACTGA
- a CDS encoding LacI family DNA-binding transcriptional regulator, translated as MVTSHDVARLAGVSQPTVSRALRDSPKVSEETKERVRQAARTLGYVISETGRALASGRSRRVGLLVTDLENQFYPYAISAMHRQLESMDYQLILHTESSDGERIAERLFAHSLDGVLLATTTSDSSLPLRLKDRGVPFVYFNRTAASVEADSTTADAVNGLGELARAVLDQGHRRVAAIFGPRNTSTGEEREEALRAALELEGVTVPVALTRRGAFDVQTGYRGMGELLALRERPTVVVCSNDVVALGALNAAHELGVRVPEDVSVVGFDDLPPARWPMFSLTTVGFDLAAMARAAARLLIERVEGGETAGPFRHEVFPTSLVLRRTLGPVPTP; from the coding sequence ATGGTCACCAGCCACGACGTGGCGCGCCTGGCGGGGGTCTCGCAGCCCACCGTCTCCCGCGCCCTGCGCGACAGCCCCAAGGTGTCGGAGGAGACCAAGGAGCGGGTGCGCCAGGCGGCCCGGACGCTGGGCTACGTGATCAGCGAGACCGGACGCGCGCTGGCCAGCGGCCGGTCCCGGCGGGTCGGGCTGCTGGTCACCGACCTGGAGAACCAGTTCTACCCCTACGCGATCTCGGCGATGCACCGCCAGCTGGAGTCGATGGACTACCAGCTGATCCTGCACACCGAGTCCTCCGACGGGGAGCGGATCGCCGAGCGGCTCTTCGCCCACAGCCTGGACGGGGTGCTGCTGGCCACCACCACCAGCGACTCCTCTCTCCCGCTGCGGCTGAAGGACCGGGGCGTCCCCTTCGTCTACTTCAACCGGACCGCGGCCAGCGTCGAGGCCGACTCGACCACCGCCGACGCGGTCAACGGCCTCGGCGAGCTGGCCCGGGCCGTGCTGGACCAGGGGCACCGCCGGGTGGCGGCCATCTTCGGCCCCCGCAACACCAGCACCGGTGAGGAGCGCGAGGAGGCGCTGCGGGCGGCGCTGGAGCTGGAGGGTGTCACCGTCCCGGTGGCGCTGACCCGGCGCGGGGCCTTCGACGTGCAGACCGGCTACCGCGGGATGGGTGAGCTGCTGGCCCTGCGCGAGCGACCCACCGTGGTGGTCTGCAGCAACGACGTGGTGGCCCTCGGGGCCCTCAACGCCGCCCACGAGCTGGGGGTACGGGTGCCCGAGGACGTCTCGGTGGTGGGTTTCGACGACCTGCCGCCGGCCCGCTGGCCGATGTTCTCCCTGACCACCGTCGGCTTCGACCTGGCCGCGATGGCGCGGGCCGCGGCGCGGCTGCTGATCGAGCGGGTCGAGGGCGGTGAGACGGCCGGGCCCTTCCGGCACGAGGTCTTCCCCACCTCGCTGGTGCTGCGTCGCACGCTGGGACCGGTGCCCACGCCCTGA
- the hisD gene encoding histidinol dehydrogenase translates to MPQYLKTGRSKSFLDTAQDEVSQRVRAIIADVRSEGDAAVRRYSETFDRWSPESFRLSPEQVAEIVATLPQQVIDDIRFVQDQVRGFAEAQRATLTDLEVETLPGVFLGHKQVPIDSAGAYIPGGKYPLTASAHMTILTAKAAGVPRVVACTPPIQGEIPAATVAAMAMAGADEIYLLGGVQAVAAMAVGTETVQPVAMIAGPGNAYVAEAKRQLFGEVGIDLFAGPTEVLLIADDDADPFVCAVDLLSQAEHGPESPAVLVTTSRRVAEQTIAHVEAILPGMPTRDYAEPAWRDYGQVVVVDDLDEAFAVGDALASEHVQILTAEPRQALDKMRNFGALFLGENTCVSYGDKVIGTNHVLPTLGSARYTGGLWVGKYLKTVTYQEVRSEETSGMLGEVCGRASRVERFEGHARSGDVRAWKHAGQRFDWIDALTTSPAR, encoded by the coding sequence GTGCCCCAGTACCTCAAGACCGGCCGCTCCAAGTCCTTCCTGGACACCGCCCAGGACGAGGTGAGCCAGCGGGTGCGGGCGATCATCGCCGACGTGCGGTCCGAGGGCGACGCGGCCGTCCGCCGGTACTCCGAGACCTTCGACCGCTGGAGCCCGGAGTCCTTCCGGCTCAGCCCCGAGCAGGTGGCGGAGATCGTGGCCACGCTGCCCCAGCAGGTGATCGACGACATCCGCTTCGTGCAGGACCAGGTGCGCGGCTTCGCCGAGGCCCAGCGCGCCACTCTCACCGACCTCGAGGTCGAGACCCTCCCCGGGGTCTTCCTGGGTCACAAGCAGGTCCCGATCGACTCCGCCGGCGCCTACATCCCCGGCGGCAAGTACCCGCTGACCGCGTCCGCGCACATGACGATCCTCACCGCCAAGGCCGCCGGGGTGCCGCGGGTCGTCGCCTGCACCCCGCCGATCCAGGGCGAGATCCCGGCCGCCACCGTGGCCGCCATGGCCATGGCCGGCGCGGACGAGATCTACCTGCTGGGCGGGGTCCAGGCGGTGGCCGCGATGGCCGTGGGCACCGAGACGGTGCAGCCGGTGGCCATGATCGCCGGGCCCGGCAACGCCTACGTGGCCGAGGCGAAGCGGCAGCTGTTCGGCGAGGTGGGCATCGACCTGTTCGCCGGGCCCACCGAGGTGCTGCTCATCGCCGACGACGACGCCGACCCCTTCGTCTGCGCGGTGGACCTGCTCTCCCAGGCCGAGCACGGCCCCGAGTCCCCGGCCGTGCTGGTCACCACCAGCCGGCGGGTGGCCGAGCAGACCATCGCCCACGTCGAGGCGATCCTGCCCGGCATGCCCACCCGGGACTACGCGGAGCCGGCCTGGCGCGACTACGGCCAGGTGGTCGTGGTCGACGACCTCGACGAGGCCTTCGCGGTGGGTGACGCGCTGGCGTCCGAGCACGTCCAGATCCTGACCGCCGAGCCGCGCCAGGCGCTGGACAAGATGCGCAACTTCGGCGCCCTGTTCCTCGGCGAGAACACCTGCGTCTCCTACGGGGACAAGGTGATCGGCACCAACCACGTGCTGCCCACCCTGGGTTCGGCGCGCTACACCGGCGGGCTGTGGGTCGGGAAGTACCTGAAGACCGTGACCTACCAGGAGGTCCGCTCGGAGGAGACCAGCGGGATGCTCGGCGAGGTCTGCGGTCGCGCCTCCCGGGTGGAGCGCTTCGAGGGTCACGCCCGCTCCGGGGACGTGCGGGCCTGGAAGCACGCCGGCCAGCGCTTCGACTGGATCGACGCCCTGACCACCTCCCCCGCCCGATGA
- a CDS encoding SDR family NAD(P)-dependent oxidoreductase, which yields MTAGPTTLEGRTALVTGGGNGLGAAIATALHGAGARVLLVGRRTDTLEQVAERLGDRVRCATADVSDPDQVAALAAELADEDVSVLVNNAGIAGPVAPLTEIAVEEWDEVFDVNVRGVFLMCRAFLPPMVAAGRGDVVNLASVSGKRPLVRRTPYCASKMAVIGLTSTLAFEVGPAGVNVNSLSPGPVEGPRMERNFRLEAERSAGSVEDAREAFVSRAALGRMVTEEEVGRAVLGMLSMPGMCGADVDLSAGMVA from the coding sequence ATGACCGCCGGCCCGACGACCCTCGAGGGCAGGACGGCCCTGGTCACCGGCGGCGGCAACGGCCTGGGCGCGGCCATCGCCACGGCCCTCCACGGGGCCGGCGCGCGGGTGCTGCTGGTCGGTCGCCGCACGGACACCCTCGAGCAGGTGGCGGAGCGTCTCGGGGACCGGGTGCGGTGCGCGACCGCCGACGTCTCCGACCCCGACCAGGTGGCCGCCCTGGCCGCGGAGCTGGCCGACGAGGACGTCTCGGTGCTGGTCAACAACGCCGGGATCGCCGGCCCGGTGGCCCCGCTGACTGAGATCGCCGTCGAGGAGTGGGACGAGGTCTTCGACGTCAACGTCCGCGGGGTGTTCCTGATGTGCCGGGCGTTCCTGCCGCCGATGGTGGCCGCCGGACGGGGTGACGTGGTCAACCTCGCCTCGGTCTCGGGCAAGCGCCCGCTGGTGCGCCGAACCCCCTACTGCGCCTCCAAGATGGCCGTGATCGGGCTGACGTCCACGCTGGCCTTCGAGGTCGGGCCGGCCGGGGTGAACGTCAACTCGCTCTCCCCGGGCCCGGTCGAGGGGCCGCGGATGGAGCGCAACTTCCGGCTGGAGGCCGAGCGCTCGGCGGGCTCGGTCGAGGACGCCCGGGAGGCCTTCGTCTCCCGCGCCGCGCTGGGTCGGATGGTCACCGAGGAGGAGGTCGGCCGGGCCGTGCTGGGCATGCTGTCGATGCCCGGCATGTGCGGCGCCGACGTCGACCTCTCCGCCGGGATGGTGGCCTGA
- a CDS encoding HpcH/HpaI aldolase family protein, whose translation MGVPAPRLRRRLDEGERLLGVLLRLPSEDLLEMAAVSGFDFVLIDCEHGPADVVELRRHVTVAQLHGVDVLVRTGSDEPALVLRALDQGAAGVVAPHTDDPATATRLVDSVRYPPHGHRGFATYTRAGDFGRVPAAEHRERAAQALVIGMIESPDGVRAVDAVLDVPGLDGLMVGAADLAASRTGDDPPLQECLDTVHRAVAAHGALRMDIVLTPEQASASFGAGAQLVVYNTAEVLMRHLAQLAAVRPR comes from the coding sequence ATGGGTGTCCCGGCCCCGCGCCTGCGCCGGCGCCTGGACGAGGGCGAGCGGCTGCTCGGGGTGCTGCTGCGGCTGCCCAGCGAGGACCTGCTGGAGATGGCCGCGGTCAGCGGCTTCGACTTCGTGCTGATCGACTGCGAGCACGGCCCGGCCGACGTGGTCGAGCTGCGCCGCCACGTCACCGTCGCCCAGCTGCACGGCGTGGACGTCCTGGTCCGAACCGGCAGCGACGAGCCGGCACTGGTGCTGCGGGCCCTGGACCAGGGCGCCGCCGGCGTGGTCGCCCCGCACACCGACGACCCGGCCACCGCGACCCGGCTGGTGGACTCGGTGCGCTACCCGCCGCACGGGCACCGCGGCTTCGCCACCTACACCCGGGCCGGCGACTTCGGCCGGGTGCCGGCCGCGGAGCACCGCGAGCGCGCCGCCCAGGCGCTGGTGATCGGGATGATCGAGTCCCCCGACGGGGTGCGTGCCGTCGACGCGGTGCTCGACGTCCCCGGCCTGGACGGTCTGATGGTGGGCGCGGCCGACCTGGCGGCCTCCCGCACCGGGGACGACCCGCCGCTGCAGGAGTGCCTGGACACCGTCCACCGCGCCGTCGCCGCGCACGGGGCGCTGCGGATGGACATCGTGCTCACCCCCGAGCAGGCCTCGGCCTCGTTCGGGGCCGGCGCGCAGCTGGTGGTCTACAACACCGCCGAAGTCCTGATGCGCCACCTCGCCCAGCTGGCGGCCGTCCGCCCGCGCTGA